A genomic segment from Candidatus Viadribacter manganicus encodes:
- a CDS encoding PepSY domain-containing protein encodes MKLARVASFVHKWLALLVGIQIVFWVVSGLFFTLFPIEQIRSENLIRPAQAEVIDTATLASLVSLRGPQDALPTKLTIERRASGQVIVAEFAEAPPALYDAATLARLSPLSAAEASAIARTHVTLSSAPTSTTLVNEETSEYRGALPAWRVQFPEGGLSVYVAQNTGAVTARRSDLWRIYDTLWALHIMDWQNHEDFNHPLIIIVTLITLLSVITGIVLLPYRIRFRSGLKRP; translated from the coding sequence ATGAAGTTAGCGCGCGTTGCGTCCTTTGTGCACAAGTGGCTCGCACTACTTGTGGGCATTCAAATTGTGTTCTGGGTCGTCAGCGGGCTTTTCTTCACGCTCTTTCCCATCGAGCAGATCCGAAGCGAGAACCTCATCCGGCCGGCGCAAGCAGAGGTTATCGATACCGCGACGCTGGCCTCCCTCGTCTCGCTGCGCGGCCCGCAAGACGCGTTGCCGACAAAGCTCACCATCGAGCGACGCGCCAGCGGGCAAGTTATTGTCGCTGAATTCGCCGAAGCGCCGCCGGCGCTCTACGACGCCGCCACCCTGGCGCGTCTTTCGCCTCTCAGCGCGGCTGAGGCGAGCGCTATCGCGCGCACGCACGTCACCCTCAGCTCAGCGCCCACGAGCACAACGCTCGTCAATGAGGAAACGTCCGAATATCGCGGCGCCTTGCCGGCGTGGCGCGTCCAGTTTCCTGAAGGCGGCCTTTCAGTCTACGTCGCGCAAAATACTGGCGCGGTCACAGCGCGCCGCTCCGATTTATGGCGCATCTACGATACGCTTTGGGCTCTCCACATCATGGATTGGCAAAACCACGAAGACTTCAACCACCCGCTCATCATCATCGTCACTCTGATCACGCTCCTTTCCGTGATCACCGGCATCGTGCTTCTCCCCTATCGCATTCGTTTCCGGTCAGGTCTCAAACGTCCTTAG